A genomic window from Salvelinus sp. IW2-2015 linkage group LG13, ASM291031v2, whole genome shotgun sequence includes:
- the LOC111971837 gene encoding UMP-CMP kinase-like — protein MRRSSLVQVFQAYGCTHLSAGDLLRAERGQEGIEYGQLIGSYIKDGKIVPVEITINLLRKAMEETMQLDQSKFRFLIDGFLRNQDNFQGWTCVMEGKADVQFVLFFDYSNQVGGN, from the exons ATGCGAAG aTCTTCCCTTGTTCAAGTATTCCAGGCTTATGGCTGCACTCACCTGTCTGCAGGCGACCTCTTGCGGGCCGAGAGGGGTCAGGAGGGCATTGAATATGGACAGCTGATCGGAAGCTACATCAAGGATGGCAAGATTGTTCCTGTGGAGATCACAATCAACTTACTGAGGAAG GCGATGGAGGAAACGATGCAGCTGGACCAGTCAAAGTTCCGCTTCCTAATTGATGGCTTTCTGCGTAACCAAGACAACTTCCAGGGCTGGACCTGTGTCATGGAGGGGAAGGCTGACGTCCAATTTGTCCTCTTCTTTGATTACAGCAATCAGGTGGGAGGCAACTAA
- the LOC111972153 gene encoding protein FAM78B isoform X1 encodes MGCIQSITCKSRIKRENIVVYDVSATIDHCPTIIEENSPIVLRYKTPYFKASARIVMPPIPRNETWVVGWIQACTQMEFYNTYNDIGMSSWELPELCEGLVRAISDSDGVSYPWYGNTTETVTLAGPTSKPSRFTVSMNDNFYPSVTWAVPISDSNLPLLTRIKRDQSFTTWLVALNTATREKILLQTVKWRMRVDILVDPSMPLGSRATLMGRTHQDQPRVLTRMEPIPPNALGRPNANDAQVLMWRPRKGPPLVVIPPK; translated from the exons ATGGGCTGCATACAGAGCATCACCTGTAAGTCGCGCATCAAACGTGAAAACATAGTGGTCTACGACGTTTCCGCCACTATCGACCACTGCCCAACAATCATTGAGGAGAACTCGCCTATAGTGTTGCGCTACAAGACGCCCTATTTCAAGGCCTCTGCACGGATAGTTATGCCCCCTATTCCCCGTAATGAGACTTGGGTGGTGGGTTGGATCCAGGCATGCACACAGATGGAATTCTACAACACCTACAACGACATCGGCAT GTCTAGCTGGGAGCTACCAGAGCTGTGTGAGGGTCTTGTGAGGGCCATCAGTGACTCAGATGGGGTGAGCTACCCCTGGTACGGCAACACCACCGAGACGGTCACCCTGGCGGGGCCCACCTCCAAGCCCTCTCGCTTTACCGTCAGCATGAACGATAACTTCTACCCCAGTGTGACCTGGGCAGTGCCCATCAGCGACAGCAACCTTCCCCTGCTCACTCGCATCAAAAGGGACCAGAGCTTCACCACATGGCTGGTGGCCCTCAACACGGCCACGCGGGAGAAGATCCTGCTGCAGACGGTCAAGTGGCGCATGCGGGTGGACATCCTGGTGGACCCCTCCATGCCCCTGGGCTCCAGAGCCACCCTGATGGGCCGGACGCACCAGGACCAGCCTCGAGTCCTAACCCGCATGGAGCCTATCCCCCCCAACGCCCTGGGGAGGCCCAACGCCAACGACGCCCAGGTGCTGATGTGGAGGCCCAGGAAGGGCCCGCCTCTGGTGGTCATCCCTCCTAagtag
- the LOC111972153 gene encoding protein FAM78B isoform X2, translating to MNDNFYPSVTWAVPISDSNLPLLTRIKRDQSFTTWLVALNTATREKILLQTVKWRMRVDILVDPSMPLGSRATLMGRTHQDQPRVLTRMEPIPPNALGRPNANDAQVLMWRPRKGPPLVVIPPK from the coding sequence ATGAACGATAACTTCTACCCCAGTGTGACCTGGGCAGTGCCCATCAGCGACAGCAACCTTCCCCTGCTCACTCGCATCAAAAGGGACCAGAGCTTCACCACATGGCTGGTGGCCCTCAACACGGCCACGCGGGAGAAGATCCTGCTGCAGACGGTCAAGTGGCGCATGCGGGTGGACATCCTGGTGGACCCCTCCATGCCCCTGGGCTCCAGAGCCACCCTGATGGGCCGGACGCACCAGGACCAGCCTCGAGTCCTAACCCGCATGGAGCCTATCCCCCCCAACGCCCTGGGGAGGCCCAACGCCAACGACGCCCAGGTGCTGATGTGGAGGCCCAGGAAGGGCCCGCCTCTGGTGGTCATCCCTCCTAagtag